The stretch of DNA AGGACATCTGGACCGGAGTTACCGCCGGCTGCCCTGGCGTGGCCGCAGGCCAGAGACTGGGCACGCCGGACCTCTACTACGATCCCTGCGCTTACACCATTCCCCCGGCCGCTCCGGCTGGCTTGGCCGGCGGCGGATTCTACGGCAATGCAGGCCGCAATACAATCCTTGGTCCGGCATACTTCAATCTGGATTTCAGCCTCAAGAAGAGCACTCCGATTGGACTCGGAGAATCCGGGCAACTGCTGTTCCATCTGGACTCGTTCAACCTGATGAATCATCCGAATTTCGGAGCGCCGCAGGACCAGGTACGGGCCAATACTGGTGCACTGGTGGCGGGAGCAGGAAAGATTTCCTCCACGTCGCACAGTGAGCGGCAACTGCAGTTGGGTCTGAAACTGATTTTCTAACTTCGCAATGCTCTGATGTCCACGGGGGGATGATTCAGCCAAGGGCTGGTTCATCCCGCCCATTCCAATCACAGGGGGATTCCGATGCGACCACAGGCAAATGCCGTCGTGCTTTCCGGCCTTTGCTTTTTGCTTGGCATCACTGTGGATTTACGCGGCGAGTCGATCGCGGACCTGCGCGTTTTGAGCGCGGTGCAGAAAGGCGACAAGCGGGAACTCCGCAGCTTGCTGGCCAAGCGGGCCAACGTGAATGTCGCGGCGGGCGATGGCGCCACGGCGCTGGCCTGGGCAGTTCACAAGGAAGACGCGGAAGCGGTGGACCTGCTGATCCGCGCGGGCGCGGATGTGAACAGCGCCAATGATTATGGAATCACTCCCCTCGCGCTAGGCTGCGTGAACAAGAACGTGCCCATTATCACCAGTCTGCTGCGGGCTGGCGCTGCCCCCAACGCCATTCAGAAAACCGGCGAGACTCCCTTCATGACCTGCGTGCGGACCGGCGATGAGGCGGCGGTGCGTCTGTTGCTGGGGCATGGCGCGGATGTGAGCACCCGCGACGCGTGGGCCGGGCAGACCGCGCTGATGTGGGCGGCGGCGGGCCGGCACGCTGGGGTGGTGCGCATGTTGATTGAACGCAGCGCAGACGTCAATGCCAGATCGAAAGGCAACTTCACCCCGCTGATGTTTGCTGCCCAGCAAGGGGACCTCGAGTCGGCACAGGCTCTGTTGGCGACCGGGGCACATCTAAACGGGCCGCCGTCGAAAGATGGTTTGACCCCGCTGCTGATCAGCAGCGCTGCCGGCCACCTTGCGGTCGCCAAGCTGCTCCTGGAAAAAGGCGCGGACGTAGGCGCAGCCGAGCGGCGCGGATTTACGTCGCTCCACTATGCGGCGGCGAATCGGGGGATGATTGAGCTAATCAAGCCGCTGCTGGCCAAGGGCCTTAGTCCGAACAGCCAGGTTACCAATGATATTGGGCGCGTATCCGATACCTTCCGCAAAAGCGAGGTGGGCCAGACGCCGTTTTTGTTGGCGGCTCAGGCAGGCAACACGCAGGCCATGCGCCTGCTGGCGGCGAACGGGGCAGACGTGAATCTGCCCACCAAAGAAGGGTTTACGCCGCTGATGATTGCCGCCGGGCTGGGCATTTTTGAGCCTAGGACGGAGACCCAATACCGCAGCGCGCTGGAGGCCGTGAGGACCGCTATCGAACTCGGCGCCAACGTCAACGCAGTGGCGGGCAACGGATGGACTGCGCTGCACGGCGCGGCGTACTCCGGCGCGGACGCCATCATTCAGCATCTGGTGGAGCAGGGTGCTCGGGTGGACGTGCTCGACCAGTTTGGGCAGACGCCGCTCAGCATCGCTTCTGCGGTCGTAACCCAGGAGTCTGGCGAGTTTGCCTTCATCCGGCCACACCGCTTTTACAACAGCACAGTTGATTTGCTACTCAAGCTGGGGGCTACATCTCTCGAAGGTTCTGGTGTGC from Acidobacteriota bacterium encodes:
- a CDS encoding ankyrin repeat domain-containing protein; this translates as MRPQANAVVLSGLCFLLGITVDLRGESIADLRVLSAVQKGDKRELRSLLAKRANVNVAAGDGATALAWAVHKEDAEAVDLLIRAGADVNSANDYGITPLALGCVNKNVPIITSLLRAGAAPNAIQKTGETPFMTCVRTGDEAAVRLLLGHGADVSTRDAWAGQTALMWAAAGRHAGVVRMLIERSADVNARSKGNFTPLMFAAQQGDLESAQALLATGAHLNGPPSKDGLTPLLISSAAGHLAVAKLLLEKGADVGAAERRGFTSLHYAAANRGMIELIKPLLAKGLSPNSQVTNDIGRVSDTFRKSEVGQTPFLLAAQAGNTQAMRLLAANGADVNLPTKEGFTPLMIAAGLGIFEPRTETQYRSALEAVRTAIELGANVNAVAGNGWTALHGAAYSGADAIIQHLVEQGARVDVLDQFGQTPLSIASAVVTQESGEFAFIRPHRFYNSTVDLLLKLGATSLEGSGVRRVGSLAVKPGE